In Tamandua tetradactyla isolate mTamTet1 chromosome 7, mTamTet1.pri, whole genome shotgun sequence, the following are encoded in one genomic region:
- the C1R gene encoding complement C1r subcomponent isoform X1: protein MARVLQPSSPADNLSLFGRWLPYLLVPLLFFRVGGSSPISQKLFGEVTSPLYPKPYPNNFEKTAVIIVPKGYRVKLVFWQFDLEPSDGCLYDYVKISADKKNLGRFCGQLGAPLGNPPGKKEFVSQGNKMLLTFHTDFSNEENGTVMFYKGFLAYYQAVDLNECASQSSSVEDDPQPRCEHLCHNYVGSYFCSCRPGYVLQGDGHSCRAECSNELFTEPSGYVSSLEYPRPYPPDLRCNYSIRVERGFTLHLKFLEPFEIDDHQQVHCPYDQLQIYANGKNIGELCGKQKPPILDTSSNAVDLLFFTDDSGDSRGWKLHYTTEVIKCPQPKTLDEFSIIQDLQPQYQFRDYFIVTCKQGYQLMEGKKALLSFTSVCQDDGTWHRAMPRCKIKDCGQPRKLPNGAFNYTTMKGVNTYQSRIQYYCHEPYYKMQTRTDSSKSIRGMYTCTAQGIWKNEQEGEKIPRCLPVCGKPVNPVEQQQRIIGGETAKLGNFPWQAFTNIYGRGGGALLGDRWILTAAHTLYPKDYNAQSNVSVDVFLGHTDVTEIMKLGNHPVRRVSVHPDYRQDESHNFEGDIALLELENSVPLGPNLLPICLPDNDTFYDKGLMGYVSGFGIMAEKLASDLRFVRLPVAKREVCEGWLRGKKRTDVFSENMFCAGDPTLKQDACQGDSGGVFAVRDIDNDRWVATGIVSWGIGCSKGYGFYTKLINYVDWIKNEMGGED, encoded by the exons ATGGCGAGGGTGCTGCAGCCCTCCAGCCCAGCGGACAACCTGTCTCTTTTTGGCAGGTGGCTCCCGTACCTCCTGGTGCCGCTCTTGTTCTTCAGGGTGGGAGGCTCCAGCCCCATCTCCCAGAAGCTCTTTGGGGAAGTGACCTCCCCTCTGTACCCCAAGCCTTACCCCAACAACTTTGAGAAAACCGCTGTGATCATAGTCCCCAAAGGATACAGGGTGAAGCTTGTCTTCTGGCAGTTTGATCTGGAGCCTTCTGACGGTTGTCTCTACGACTATGTCAAG atcTCTGCTGACAAGAAAAACCTGGGGAGGTTCTGTGGGCAATTGGGTGCCCCACTGGGCAACCCCCCTGGAAAGAAGGAATTTGTATCCCAAGGAAACAAGATGTTGCTGACATTCCACACGGATTTCTCCAATGAGGAGAATGGGACAGTTATGTTCTACAAGGGCTTCCTAGCATACTATCAAGCTGTGG ACCTCAATGAATGTGCTTCCCAGAGCAGCTCTGTTGAGGATGATCCCCAGCCCCGGTGTGAGCACCTGTGTCACAACTACGTTGGCAGCTACTTCTGCTCCTGCCGTCCAGGATACGTGCTTCAGGGGGACGGACACTCCTGCCGGG CCGAATGCAGCAACGAGCTGTTCACAGAGCCATCGGGCTACGTGTCCAGCCTGGAGTACCCCCGGCCCTACCCCCCGGACCTGCGCTGCAACTACAGCATCCGGGTGGAGCGGGGCTTCACCCTCCACCTCAAGTTCCTGGAACCCTTTGAAATCGATGACCACCAGCAAGTACACTGCCCCTACGACCAGCTGCAG ATTTATGCCAATGGGAAGAACATTGGAGAGCTCTGTGGGAAGCAGAAGCCGCCTATCCTTGACACCAGCAGCAATGCCGTAGATCTGCTGTTCTTCACCGACGACTCAGGAGACAGCAGGGGCTGGAAATTGCACTACACCACTGAAG TTATCAAGTGTCCCCAGCCCAAGACACTAGACGAGTTCAGTATCATCCAGGACCTGCAGCCTCAGTACCAGTTCCGTGACTACTTCATTGTCACCTGCAAGCAAGGCTACCAACTCATGGAG GGGAAGAAAGCACTGCTCTCCTTCACATCTGTCTGCCAGGATGATGGCACATGGCATCGTGCCATGCCCAGGTGCAAGA TCAAGGACTGTGGGCAGCCCCGAAAACTGCCCAATGGGGCCTTCAATTATACCACTATGAAGGGGGTGAATACCTACCAGTCCCGTATCCAGTACTACTGCCATGAGCCATATTACAAGATGCAGACCAGAACTGACAGCAGTAAGTCCATACGAG GGATGTATACCTGCACAGCCCAGGGCATTTGGAAGAATGAGCAGGAAGGAGAGAAGATTCCTCGATGTTTGCCAG tGTGTGGGAAGCCAGTCAACCCTGTGGAACAGCAGCAGCGCATTATTGGAGGCGAAACGGCCAAGCTAGGCAACTTCCCCTGGCAAGCGTTCACCAATATCTATgggcgtgggggtggggctcTGCTGGGCGACCGCTGGATCCTCACGGCTGCCCACACCCTGTACCCCAAGGACTACAATGCACAAAGCAATGTCAGCGTGGACGTGTTCCTGGGCCACACAGATGTGACAGAGATCATGAAACTAGGAAACCACCCCGTCCGCAGGGTCAGCGTCCACCCAGACTACCGTCAGGACGAGTCCCACAATTTTGAGGGCGACATTGCCCTGCTGGAGTTGGAAAACAGTGTCCCCCTGGGTCCCAACCTTCTCCCCATCTGCCTGCCTGACAATGATACCTTCTATGACAAGGGCCTCATGGGCTATGTCAGTGGCTTTGGGATAATGGCAGAGAAGCTTGCTTCTGACCTCAGGTTTGTCCGTCTGCCCGTAGCTAAGCGGGAGGTCTGTGAGGGCTGGCTCCGGGGAAAGAAGAGGACAGATGTATTTTCTGAAAACATGTTCTGTGCTGGGGACCCGACTCTAAAGCAGGATGCCTGCCAGGGGGACAGTGGAGGGGTCTTTGCAGTGAGGGACATAGACAACGACCGCTGGGTGGCTACAGGAATTGTATCCTGGGGCATTGGGTGCAGCAAGGGTTACGGCTTCTACACCAAATTAATCAACTACGTGGACTGGATCAAGAATGAGATGGGAGGGGAGGACTGA
- the C1R gene encoding complement C1r subcomponent isoform X2: MWLPYLLVPLLFFRVGGSSPISQKLFGEVTSPLYPKPYPNNFEKTAVIIVPKGYRVKLVFWQFDLEPSDGCLYDYVKISADKKNLGRFCGQLGAPLGNPPGKKEFVSQGNKMLLTFHTDFSNEENGTVMFYKGFLAYYQAVDLNECASQSSSVEDDPQPRCEHLCHNYVGSYFCSCRPGYVLQGDGHSCRAECSNELFTEPSGYVSSLEYPRPYPPDLRCNYSIRVERGFTLHLKFLEPFEIDDHQQVHCPYDQLQIYANGKNIGELCGKQKPPILDTSSNAVDLLFFTDDSGDSRGWKLHYTTEVIKCPQPKTLDEFSIIQDLQPQYQFRDYFIVTCKQGYQLMEGKKALLSFTSVCQDDGTWHRAMPRCKIKDCGQPRKLPNGAFNYTTMKGVNTYQSRIQYYCHEPYYKMQTRTDSSKSIRGMYTCTAQGIWKNEQEGEKIPRCLPVCGKPVNPVEQQQRIIGGETAKLGNFPWQAFTNIYGRGGGALLGDRWILTAAHTLYPKDYNAQSNVSVDVFLGHTDVTEIMKLGNHPVRRVSVHPDYRQDESHNFEGDIALLELENSVPLGPNLLPICLPDNDTFYDKGLMGYVSGFGIMAEKLASDLRFVRLPVAKREVCEGWLRGKKRTDVFSENMFCAGDPTLKQDACQGDSGGVFAVRDIDNDRWVATGIVSWGIGCSKGYGFYTKLINYVDWIKNEMGGED, encoded by the exons AT GTGGCTCCCGTACCTCCTGGTGCCGCTCTTGTTCTTCAGGGTGGGAGGCTCCAGCCCCATCTCCCAGAAGCTCTTTGGGGAAGTGACCTCCCCTCTGTACCCCAAGCCTTACCCCAACAACTTTGAGAAAACCGCTGTGATCATAGTCCCCAAAGGATACAGGGTGAAGCTTGTCTTCTGGCAGTTTGATCTGGAGCCTTCTGACGGTTGTCTCTACGACTATGTCAAG atcTCTGCTGACAAGAAAAACCTGGGGAGGTTCTGTGGGCAATTGGGTGCCCCACTGGGCAACCCCCCTGGAAAGAAGGAATTTGTATCCCAAGGAAACAAGATGTTGCTGACATTCCACACGGATTTCTCCAATGAGGAGAATGGGACAGTTATGTTCTACAAGGGCTTCCTAGCATACTATCAAGCTGTGG ACCTCAATGAATGTGCTTCCCAGAGCAGCTCTGTTGAGGATGATCCCCAGCCCCGGTGTGAGCACCTGTGTCACAACTACGTTGGCAGCTACTTCTGCTCCTGCCGTCCAGGATACGTGCTTCAGGGGGACGGACACTCCTGCCGGG CCGAATGCAGCAACGAGCTGTTCACAGAGCCATCGGGCTACGTGTCCAGCCTGGAGTACCCCCGGCCCTACCCCCCGGACCTGCGCTGCAACTACAGCATCCGGGTGGAGCGGGGCTTCACCCTCCACCTCAAGTTCCTGGAACCCTTTGAAATCGATGACCACCAGCAAGTACACTGCCCCTACGACCAGCTGCAG ATTTATGCCAATGGGAAGAACATTGGAGAGCTCTGTGGGAAGCAGAAGCCGCCTATCCTTGACACCAGCAGCAATGCCGTAGATCTGCTGTTCTTCACCGACGACTCAGGAGACAGCAGGGGCTGGAAATTGCACTACACCACTGAAG TTATCAAGTGTCCCCAGCCCAAGACACTAGACGAGTTCAGTATCATCCAGGACCTGCAGCCTCAGTACCAGTTCCGTGACTACTTCATTGTCACCTGCAAGCAAGGCTACCAACTCATGGAG GGGAAGAAAGCACTGCTCTCCTTCACATCTGTCTGCCAGGATGATGGCACATGGCATCGTGCCATGCCCAGGTGCAAGA TCAAGGACTGTGGGCAGCCCCGAAAACTGCCCAATGGGGCCTTCAATTATACCACTATGAAGGGGGTGAATACCTACCAGTCCCGTATCCAGTACTACTGCCATGAGCCATATTACAAGATGCAGACCAGAACTGACAGCAGTAAGTCCATACGAG GGATGTATACCTGCACAGCCCAGGGCATTTGGAAGAATGAGCAGGAAGGAGAGAAGATTCCTCGATGTTTGCCAG tGTGTGGGAAGCCAGTCAACCCTGTGGAACAGCAGCAGCGCATTATTGGAGGCGAAACGGCCAAGCTAGGCAACTTCCCCTGGCAAGCGTTCACCAATATCTATgggcgtgggggtggggctcTGCTGGGCGACCGCTGGATCCTCACGGCTGCCCACACCCTGTACCCCAAGGACTACAATGCACAAAGCAATGTCAGCGTGGACGTGTTCCTGGGCCACACAGATGTGACAGAGATCATGAAACTAGGAAACCACCCCGTCCGCAGGGTCAGCGTCCACCCAGACTACCGTCAGGACGAGTCCCACAATTTTGAGGGCGACATTGCCCTGCTGGAGTTGGAAAACAGTGTCCCCCTGGGTCCCAACCTTCTCCCCATCTGCCTGCCTGACAATGATACCTTCTATGACAAGGGCCTCATGGGCTATGTCAGTGGCTTTGGGATAATGGCAGAGAAGCTTGCTTCTGACCTCAGGTTTGTCCGTCTGCCCGTAGCTAAGCGGGAGGTCTGTGAGGGCTGGCTCCGGGGAAAGAAGAGGACAGATGTATTTTCTGAAAACATGTTCTGTGCTGGGGACCCGACTCTAAAGCAGGATGCCTGCCAGGGGGACAGTGGAGGGGTCTTTGCAGTGAGGGACATAGACAACGACCGCTGGGTGGCTACAGGAATTGTATCCTGGGGCATTGGGTGCAGCAAGGGTTACGGCTTCTACACCAAATTAATCAACTACGTGGACTGGATCAAGAATGAGATGGGAGGGGAGGACTGA
- the C1RL gene encoding complement C1r subcomponent-like protein — MMWWLLLWGALQVCHTQGIVLLAQRLPQKLTSPQYPEPYPEGLACTTDIEAPEGFSVKLVFQDFDLEPSPLCERDSVTITDSGADLGRFCGQQGPPLGSAPGQTEFVTSGNRLQLTFRTDASMKNRTSPLHKGFLAFYQAVAVNSSQPIGQASGGSEAINTPGDSPLKAQNHCQEPYYQVVPAAHSSGTLTCAARGPWKDAQDREEAPRCVPVCGRPVTPIAPNQEALGSPRAKLGSFPWQALTLIYGRGGGALLGDRWVLTAAHTLYPKDLVSQGRYPSVDVFLGHTHVEEMMKLGNYPVRRVFVHPDYHQNASRNFNGDIALLELQDAVPLGPNLLPVCLPDNETQYLSGLWGYVSGFGIEKGRLAKELKYSRLPVAPRKACEAWLQQRQRTEVFSDNMFCVGGKTQEQGVCQGDSGGVFVVWDDRALRWVATGIVSWGIGCGQGYDFYTKVLSYVDWVKAAMEGQPKPGDPRQGPASPVPTVSP; from the exons ATGAT GTGGTGGCTGCTCCTCTGGGGGGCCCTCCAGGTCTGCCACACACAGGGCATTGTCCTCTTGGCCCAGCGGCTACCCCAGAAGCTGACATCTCCCCAGTATCCAGAGCCCTATCCCGAAGGCCTGGCGTGCACCACTGACATCGAGGCTCCAGAGGGCTTTTCAGTGAAGCTTGTCTTCCAGGACTTCGATCTGGAGCCGTCCCCGCTCTGTGAGCGGGACTCAGTCACA ATCACAGACAGTGGGGCTGACCTCGGCCGGTTCTGTGGGCAGCAGGGACCCCCGCTTGGCAGTGCCCCTGGTCAGACGGAGTTTGTGACCTCAGGGAACAGGTTGCAGCTGACCTTCCGCACAGATGCCTCCATGAAGAATAGGACCAGCCCTCTCCACAAGGGCTTCCTGGCCTTCTACCAAGCCGTGG CTGTGAATAGCAGTCAACCCATTGGCCAGGCCAGCGGGGGCTCTGAGGCCATCAACACACCTGGAGACAGCCCTCTCAAGGCCCAGAACCACTGCCAGGAGCCGTATTATCAGGTAGTGCCAGCAG CTCACTCCTCAGGGACTCTCACCTGTGCAGCCCGGGGCCCCTGGAAGGACGCCCAGGATAGGGAGGAGGCCCCGCGGTGTGTGCCTG TGTGTGGACGGCCGGTCACCCCCATCGCCCCGAACCAGGAGGCCCTTGGTTCCCCCAGAGCCAAGCTGGGCAGCTTCCCCTGGCAAGCCTTAACCCTCATCTACGGGCGCGGGGGCGGGGCCCTGCTGGGCGACCGCTGGGTCCTGACCGCTGCGCACACCCTCTACCCCAAGGACCTCGTCTCCCAGGGAAGGTACCCGAGTGTGGATGTGTTCCTGGGCCACACACACGTAGAGGAGATGATGAAACTGGGAAACTACCCCGTTCGCCGTGTCTTCGTGCACCCGGACTACCACCAGAACGCGTCCCGCAACTTCAACGGGGACATCGCCCTCCTGGAGCTCCAGGATGCGGTCCCACTGGGCCCCAACCTCCTCCCAGTCTGTCTGCCCGACAACGAGACCCAGTACCTCAGCGGCCTGTGGGGCTACGTCAGTGGGTTTGGCATAGAGAAGGGCAGGTTAGCTAAGGAGTTGAAATACTCGAGGCTGCCTGTGGCCCCCAGGAAGGCCTGCGAGGCCTGGCTCCAACAGAGGCAGAGGACAGAGGTGTTTTCCGACAACATGTTCTGTGTTGGGGGGAAGACACAGGAGCAGGGGGTCTGCCAGGGGGACAGTGGTGGCGTCTTTGTGGTGTGGGATGACCGTGCCCTTCGCTGGGTGGCCACAGGCATTGTGTCCTGGGGCATTGGCTGTGGCCAGGGGTATGACTTCTACACCAAAGTGCTCAGTTACGTGGACTGGGTGAAGGCAGCGATGGAGGGACAGCCCAAGCCTGGGGATCCTCGACAGGGACCAGCCAGCCCTGTCCCCACTGTGAGCCCGTGA